taaataaattattattattgaactatCATCAATTCTCTGTGCATAAAACATTCATTATCTATATTCATAAATATGAAGCTTTTGAAATATAATGGCCTACCCTGCATACCAACCAGTCTAGCCTATTCAACTATAACTTCTCGTCTCAACTTTTTTTGGTACTCACTAAGGCTTTCGAATTTGGGCTATACCAAATTTTTCTTACAACTAATACACGAATGAAATGGGGAAAGCATTTCTTTAATATTctgataaaatgaaaacttatgAGCATAAATGTGCGTGGTTGACTTATTAATCACTCCGGTGTTGAGATTTTCTCTCCGAACCGAAGAGATTTAATAAACTTTCTAGAAGAAGGTCATCGGCGGAATAAGATGATTATCTGCTGGGTAACTTTGTACTTGACCAGTCTCAATGTTgggaatgtgaatatttcaaacTGTTCTCGATTGTTCATAACAAATTCAGTCGATTCTTATTATGTAGGTGTAGGTATGTAGGTACTTTGTAAATAGTTACATTGCACACTTCAGGTCTGTCTCGATGACGTTTTTGAAAAAAGAAGCCCAAAAATATTTGAGGGGAAATGTAGATCTTATtcattaatgaatatttaaattcTCATAAAGATACACGATTTTGTAtgtattcaagaacagtctcagAAGAAAATATAAGATGATCTTGAAATGATGtactattttcattttaaatagaTCTTTGGAAGTTTCTGTTATTGATAAAACCTCTTCGAAAATCAATGTTATACTTATGGTATCGAACATCAACAATTTACTCATGTTTTTGAATATGTTTTCAATACATTCCATCACAACAATATCCTTTGGAAGTGATAACTGTTTTTGGAAATTTCAGAACAGATGTCTCATATTTTTCTTTGGTACATTTATTTttagttaaaaaaaatattgttctgagacaaaattcaaaattctgaaattgttaaaaaaatatattcgaaataCATGATTTTTTCTAGTAATGATCTTATCTTTCTTGACTACAACTTTTCAAGGAGCTGTTCTTCTACTAAATACCTACTATGAACATAAGGAACTCGAAATTCGATTATCGGCTTAAATTTTCtaaatataaatcacaagttcGAAACAACAAATACCTAAATTTCACAAGATTCAATTGCGCTCATACAAAACGTCAACCTTACACAAGAATAAAACTAATGTCGTTAGAAATACCTAATGCGCCTTAATACGTCCCATATATACCAAACAAGAATTTGTGACGGCTCTAGCCACGAGGCTGGGAAGCGTGTGTGAGGCGAAGGATTGGTGCAATTCGATCTTGGTCCAAAGTGCGCCGCTCCAAAATGAACTGAAAGTACACGAGCCGACCGTCCGCAGTCATTCGCCTCCACGTGTAGCAGTAACCGCTTTTTTACAACGATCGCCGACCTCGACAACTTTGAGAGACGTAGGTCGTCAAGTCAGTCCGCCTTGCCGACCAGTTTAGATTTTAGCGACGTTGTGGGATTGTGCAAATTATCGGTAGAAAATACGACCCGCCTGCATTATTGTTATCGAGCCTGCAGGTTGTTGATGTTGACAGAGCATGTTACGCTTTTAGAATACTTTTTCGTAAACAAGATATTACAAATTCATGTGGAGAAATATTATTcgacaattaatttttttagcgCATATGTATTTCATCGCAAACTTTTaatgcattttgaaacgttCCGACTTTCAAACCATCACAAAATGATTGAATTCTTTCAAAAACGATGAGGGAaaggaaaaaaatcgaatctagaTAAACATGGACTACGAAATCGAACCACAAGATAGCAAGATAATCGTGGCAACATTGTTAAACTTAAAATGATTGGATGATACACTAATACCAGAAAAATActatattcaaatatatatatatatatatgattaTATGATGATAAAAAATTCCTAAATAGCTCAacgaaaaaatgataaataagATTTCTGTGGAATACCCCGAATAACCTGAAAATTAGGAAATATCTAAAGCCCATGTAGACCATGTAGttatattattgtttttttattaCTAAAAAGTATCGATCCCTGAATCGTTATTGAAACTTTCAACAACACTATCACTAGTTAATATTGGATGATTTTGATGTAGAGAAAGGTCAGGAGTTTTTAAAAGATTTACATACTGTGTTGTCCGTTATGTATTCAGTTGATTTCTATAATAGTAGGTATGAACTTTTTATTCTACTTACTTATTTCTGTTGTTTTCGTTATATGATACAATCAGAAGGCTGCGATAACGTTTGCCAGTaacaagaaaattgaaaaattcaaaaagaagAACAAATAAGGTTGAATCGTTCGCACAATTATTTTCTGACGATGTCAGAATGAAAACTTGgtttttgattttccaattaAGCACGGATCAAAAATAATTCCGAACCATACTTAGACGAAATCAAACTGAATGTTTTTACCTCCCTTCAATCAAACTTCGTGAGGCCGAACATGGCCGGAAACAACCGATCGTCTGTTTTTCACTCCTCCACCACTTCGGTTTGGTTTCCTCGTGGAACTCAAAGCACGTGGAGGCGAAGCACTGCGGCATTTCTATCCGGTCGGACCCGTATTAAAGAGATAAACAGTATTTTTGTTGACTTATTACCTACATTGTCGTTGTTTCTGTTGACTCGTGGAGAGCATTACTTGTACCAGATAAGAGTAACTACGATGGGCGGCTCGGAGCAATGGAAAAGTTGATAATTTCATTGTTTATCATTTGGTTTGTATCGAAAGCTTTTTACGTTTTGCTTCAAAATACCTAAAGATACGTATTTTTCCACTTCTTTATTCTTTGATTCATCAGATATTTACGACCCGTACTGAAATCAAATTTGTTGAGACACCTTTTGTAGATGAAATCATGATTTTTATTTAACTTGAATTCATAAACCAATTCAGGTCTTTCGTAACATTATGTGGATAATGACAAAACTAACTCTTTTGCCTTTATATAAGTTTGCAACATTGAAATTAATAGCGAAATACTTGTAGTGGTTTGTGAAGAAGTCGAACACATTTTTTGCAATTCAATACATATCAAATTTTCTGTAGATTGTACTGTGACGTTCAAATCTGTTGGTGCTCCCGCATCAAAGTTTTTCTTGCCACTACCTAATACATATATTGGAATTCTGCGTTATTTGTGATATATTTTCTTCTATATTTGAACTTGACTGTATGTCAAAGCCAAATGCGGGTGTTCCTATTCCTCTATCAATGATCTATGTGATGAAAATTTGGTTGTTCAAAGGCGATCCTTacgtccagttttataatcaattTTGAAGTCAGTTAAagcttaaagctttctttaatgtcattttcataTTAggttaacgtccagtttcatgaTCGAATTCTTAAACGCAGTATTATAAGTGGTTTTATATTTCCATTCCATACCCATTCCGCAAATTTTACATAAATAATGTTAATTACTTTCAAAATTATCTAAGTATTTCAACATGCAATTCATTCAATCCAATTACCCAGGATATTTTCCAAGAAAAAGCCTATATACTCACGTTCCTAACCAAGGAATATAATATGTACCTACTCTACCATTTCAGATCCTATCGAGTTGAAAACTATTGTAGTATGTTTTTCACactaaaataacattttgaaGGTTCgtgcaaaatttaatttttctggCAATACTATCTTACTGTCTGCTGAAAAATTAACCTTAATAAATATAGGTTACGTAAGTAGGTACCTTTATGTATTGAACACATCTTTAGTTTTCAAACTGATattgaatttaaaaaataatgagttagtTAAGTTATCGTATGTGATCagctaatttttttatttattgtaatGATATAGAGAGCAATATTGTACAAACTCAAACGAAGTATCACCTATCTAAACACGATACGGATATTATTAGGAAACACTTAATCAAAGACAAGAAATTCTTTTAAACTTGTAATTATTTCAACGAATTGCATCGAAGCACATTAACCCTGGACGGGACTAGTCCACGTGTAGAAATAAAAGCATTAGTCACTCGCCTCTCAGCTCGGCACTCGTTTTCGAGGACGTTGCCTTTCCTACTCACAAAACCCCCTCTGCCCCACCCCCCTGTGCGCATTCAAGTCTAGCGCATGGATCAATCTCTTCAATTTCCAAACCTTTTTCGATTATTAGAGAAAAATTGCATTCTTCTCAATCTTGAATGCAGCTGGATTATTGAGATTGGAAGTACTGAAGATACAGGAAAAAATGAGTATAACAACAACTTGAGATAATTTCGGGGCTCGCTGACCTAGGATTCGCAACACTCCGACCATGCTTCCTGACCAATCTCAACCAGAGTTGGCTGTGGCTGGTTTTCATTCGTTCGTACAAGCTGCAGATTTGTTTTGATAAGTAGGAGAATTATTAACAAGTTAAGATCCGTACGGAATATATTTTCCATTGTGCATCTTAacataatgaatcatttattattttcttaatGGTAGGTAAATGGATTCGATCAATTTTATATGTAGATGAACAGAGAAAATCGTTTGATATAGGTATACCAGCATGAAAATGAAACGCTAGAGAACAATAGGTACATTTCTTTTAATTCACAATATTCTCCAACACTTCACacattatttttttctaatttatcTCGAGCATTCGGACACCACTCCAGAAGAACTCTTCATCTTATGAGGCTATTCACGAATCAACACAATAATTAGTGGTAACTAATTATTGTGTAATTAATGAACATAAGTTCATAGTAGGTACCTTTATGGATATACCTAAAGTTGTGAAGCGTGCCTCAGACATGAGACAATAAGCTCTGTGACATCGACTAGCGCGTATTTTCGAATCCCTTaccaaagagttgatactctctTTGTCATAATCAGAGTGGTCACTCATCCTAGTCAACTCAGCTCCGAGGGAACAAATTAATTTTCCTActatttgcagaaattgcagaTCTAGGGTACCTAACACTAGTTTTATCAATCGCTTTCGCCATGTTAGTAGTACCTATGTAAAGTTATGAAAGTTCGTTCTAAAGTGACTCTATTAAACAGTTCAATACCAAAGACACCTTCACCGCGTGATTCTTTAAAAATTTTAGCTCCAACTGACGAATATTATTACGAATTCTTCATCAATGAGTTTCGGTCTAAAAGCTAAAAATTACAGACATTTGGTTGAAACGATAATATAATAGGCGCTATGAACTGAAGAATGTTGTGTGTGGCAAACTGCAATGTTGAAACACCCAAGCTGTTATTCAGTGACTTGACTGTAGCAGAATATAATGTTGGATAGAATTTGTTCTTTAGGAAGGAAGTTGGGAATGGAAAATACAACACCAACGAAAAGTGCGTTCCCCTTCAGTCGGATCGATTTGAGAGAAAGGGAAAGCAGTCGTATCTAACGCAATAAAGAGGGGGCCAACATGGCTTTCGATTAGGTTGGACCCCAAAATTCGAGGTTCAATGACCCTGCACGTGAAGGAGAAGGAAGGGTCCACGTGCCCGATCGTTCTACACTTGTCCCAGTTTCTGTTCTCCGTAAAATGCTTTTGGTTGAAAACTTGACTGAATTTTGGAGTGTTCATGAACCTGCTGCTTGCTGCATCCGCATCTGTAGTTCCCTTGACCAGGCCATTGTCACGGATGTGGTCACGTTTCGGATAataattttcaactcttccatcCGTTCATTCATATTATCATCGGAATATGATTTCATAACAAGCATTCAATTGACTTTGATCTTGTATCTTCCCTCCTTTCTTTTCGATAATAAAATTTACTATTTAATCACAAAAAATAAACCTTACACTTCCTGAAATTACCACATTCATCAATCATCGTTATAAGTACATACTTGTGTATAATAAGCATCCATCCGCGGACATATAGGAAAGTTAAAGATGTCTGCAGTATTTGAAGATCATCTCACTGTATACTTACTCGATTATTTTTTAATGTCTTGAATTtcaaaacgaattttttttgcTGTCGCACTTAATATTAGTAGGTAATACGTATCTGAGTATGTTGAATACTTGAATTCATCAGTGAACTATGCGGTAGGTACTTTTAATGATGAACTGCGACTTTGTGTGTTTAATATTGGATTGAACACAATTAATAACCAAAGAAGTTTGCAAGttccaaaatgaaattaatGAAGAATTTTAGATGCACTTAAAAATCATCTTATGTGCATTTGTACtgattcttttttgaaataagatattatattcatccgatggaagaatattataattctATTGTGAGATACGTGAAGGTACGAACAAATTCCGATTAGAGAGTGGCCATGAACATGAACTTCCCACTGCCGAAAAAGTTCGTAGGGTCTACGAACTCAAGACGGACCTAACCTTTACATACAAGAAGGCATTTACAGGAACAACTTTCTCataatttcttatttttaaAGCTTCTTCCCTTAGCACACTCACCTTTACGGATATAAATGATGTGGAATAAGTTTTTAAATACATATATGAacatatttcttattttattcatttggtGAATGAAATATAGATTCTTGGACGCTTCGTTTTCCTGTGTGTCTGCAGattgttgaaaaaattcctaaaactataatatcatattttttcatcccGTTTTAGCTATCAGTTCACGCTAAATAAAACTCTCGTCGCTGTTGATAATGAGGATAAAGGCTGTGTAAGGCCACAAttatattaaaataatttttattttgagacaatcaaaaaataattaggttattgtatgtattttgtgtattttttttggACAAAGCAAAATCCAACTCATAAAATCATTGAGATGAGGTAATATCGTAAGATCCCGTTTGAGTGAAATTGTTCGTCTTGGAGGTATATTGGGAGGATTGCTGACCTCTCAgtctcagatgaatatcatatttttttttttttttgctgtcAAAGCAACGTATCATACTCCGTATCTCCCTGCAAAATAAGAATATgattgagaaaaaatattttgttcgtCTATCATGagtaaaagaaaaaaacatgtcCCGCAATTTACAAACCTCCTGAAGTTGTTCGATAAAAATGCATATAATAGGGGGTTAACAGCCGAATTTAAATACGTCGACAGGAATGTCAGAGGCGTAAGGATTGCGCTCAGATCAGTGCTAGCTTTGTAAATAGATGACCAATATAAACAAATTTTTCTGAGGTGGAAAGGTAGATGGCATATAGCAAAGAAGAATACTACTATCATCAACATTTTAATCACTCCTCTTCTTGCTTTCAGAACATTATGACCCGAATGTTGATGTTCGGCGGTGGTCAACTGAAAAAAGGACAGTAAATAAAAACAGTtcattatttgaaaatgaaaggaTCATTCCCACTAAAAGTAGTAAATAGGTATGTATATAGGTACCTGCAATATAGATAAAATTTTTGAGCTAACAAATAATTCGTTCCGAAAACTACAAAATCGAAATCGTAGAAAATAATCTTGGTGTCTCTTtttttatcgaaaattatttataaaataaatagaaaatCTTATCTGTTACCTACCTGGGAACGATCATTCCCATCCATATTTCTGTTGGATTTCTTGCTTTTATTGGAAGCATCTAGCGCTTTCTTCACTTGTTTTGTACTCCTCCAAAGGCATAAAGAAATTTTCGTGTATAACGACTGCAAAGATGAAAATTTAATGTAAAAAAGGATCCTTAATTTGCCAAGGTTCGCGGGCCTACTAATTTCCAAGTAAGAAAAAGAGCATCCTTCAACTATTGCATCTCCTGAAACTTGACCTCAAAAACAAATCGTAATTTTCATCGGCTGTCTAGGGTTCGATATAAGTTCATGTATCAGAAATTGATGCTGCATGGAAGAAGCTATGAAATGTCGTACCGTCATCCTGCACTAATAAGATGGCAATTTGATTTTAGCCAGTTTCAATCTGTGAcgttttaaaaaaaaaccttcacAAGTTGAGGACAGTCTTCTTTGATATTTTTGTTCTTTCTGTTTATTATTCTTAGAAACAACTTATTTAAATACCTATGTATAAGCACTAAGTACCTATGCATAAGTATACGCGCGGGGTAGGTACTTACTGATAAAATCAACATCGGCAAGcagtaaaataaaataaagtggAAAATATCCGACACCTCTGAATTATATTCTTGCCTGTTCATTATACATATCGTTTCGTTTCCCTTTCCATTCGAAAAAACGTTCATTATAGTTTTACCGAAAATGAACCTGGGAGAACTGTATGTCATTGAAACGACCCATATAATTAACATCTTgatctaaaaaaaaatacttaattattattatctactCGTATTCCAGATTCATCAATCCATTTTGGAGATTGGAAATATGAAATtgtatattaattaatatacaTGTATGTAATATATGTAGGTGTATAATTATATACTTTATGTAGGTACTCATAATATATAGATATGTATAGTTACTTTTAGACGTTTAGGGGTGAGAATTCGTTTACTCATTATGGGATAAATTATTGCAAAGTATCGTTCAACGCAAATACCAACTAATATTAATATACTTGCTGTACTACTCAGAGTTTGGATGAAAAGATACATCTTACAAAGGAATTCCCCCAGCGACCAACTGAAATAAAAGGATCACTTAAGTAGGTAGGTACCTATAATATATATACCTATTAACTGTGCCACgagtattaaaaataataccTGTCAGCTGAAATTACTTCAACATAACTTGTACCTCTTTTTCTTATATAAGGATCAAACAGGTGAGTATTTCATAATCATATTCTATACCTACATATTTCAGCAAACAATAACTTTTCTTATAATTGTAGGCgactttcaatattttattggaATCTTAAAAATTTCACACCACAATAGATTTTGGGCATTTTACAGCCAAATTAGATTTCATGATGTATGCATGTAGGGTAGGTATACTTGAAAGTCGTGAATGATTTTATGACTTACAATAGACATGCATTCAGCGTTGCTTCTCTTTAATCTAGCCAAGCAGCAAAATGTCTGATAAAAAAGAAAATAGTGCTCACCTCTTGATGatgtatataaaaaaattctgatATATACAAAATATACCAACACAAAAATCAGCCAATGCTAAATTAGCGAGGAAAAAGTTTGTGATGGACCTAAGACGACGATTCAACATTATCACAAACATAATGAGGATATTTCCTGGAAATTAAACAAGAAATTACAAAATACTCTTATTAGTAAGTGTACACGTTACATGTACATGTAGCACTTCACATTTTCATATAATGAAAATGGAAGCATTATTGAAGAGTCAATATGTGTtctcttgaaataattttttttttctaataattcGAACAAAGGTATAGTCTGGGTAGTTTCAACAGGTTTTGTGGTAGGTAAATAGATGTTAGCAACACATAATGTAATCATTTGAGCGCCATATAAATATCAAGACAACATTTCTgtgaacaaaaaaaatgattgaaacatgaaaaaaaGTGGAGTTCAAAATTATGTTATTGCTAATATAGTAATATGCGGAAGCTATCTCGGTCGTAGGTGGAAGTAAAATAAAAGAGCTGATATGTTATATCCCTTCTTTACAAACATTGCAACTTGAAAATTGTGTATGCCTTATCTTCTGTGGAGTCTGAAATATTGTGTGGTATTTTTCAggatgaaaaaatcttttcctAGGGTCCTTATAGGGAGTTTTTCAATCGGGCACGAAAAATAAGAACCCTTTTTAGGGATTCTGGATTTAATatttgtctgcatgccgttaaaaaaatttcagataaaTTCTAATTAGGTATAAATTAATAAAGTAATTATAGTTACTCACCAAAAAAGCAAAAACAGAAGACCAACGTATACAAACTAAAGAATAGTATCCTTACATAATTTTCATCGAATATGTAATGGTCATCCTCAGAATTACCGTTATCTTCAAGTGTGAATAATTCATTTTCAGAAGAAATCGAACTGAAGATGTTCATTTTAAATTTGAAACTACTTTCCTTCACTGTTTCTTCCTGTCGATATATGCTGTAAAAACAAATAGGTATACGAAAAATAATAAGAGCTAGTTTTTGGAAGAAAAAACCTAAGCAGAACGAAACTAAACTAGGTAAGTATACTTTACTAAGTCTGCCTTAATACCCTCGGTTTCGATAGATACATTGACTcaattacgaaaaaaaaaaacattaatgcATACTCATCCTTCAGCATCAGCAACCTTCGATACCTATGGACTAGCAATCAATTAACTACACTAATATTTGCCTTTTCATTTATGAATATGTTGCTGTATTGTCTCTATTATATAAATCATCCGACCAATTTCGAACGATCAtattatgaaataaaaaaaaaatggtgcaTTCGCCTTCTTTTACCAAAAAGAAAATTATCTAGTAACGATGATACACTCGCAATTATCATCAAGATATACTGAAGGAACTGAAAAGATCCaatccaaaaaatgtttgtttCAACCTGTTTATTTCCTGAAGATTTTACGATAGCATTGGAGGCGGGGAATTTATGAAGACTGTGTTTTTGGTTTATTTTACATAGGTTACTTCAAACGAgtacaagaaaaatatttgaataactGGAGGCAATaggaatatacatatatacttcatgaaaataactatatacaggatgtcACTCACCATCAGGAGTGCCCATTAAAAGTTTACGCTGAAAAATATTATGGAATTTTATACCTACATAGAGATGACAAATGAACtcttcattttgaaatatttgcaaCAATTTATGACTTCCGGTCATACTGATGGATATGGATATCTACTCTACAAAGTTATCTCGATAACTTTGAAGTAtaattttttcacgaaaaaatcAGAAAATGGTTCAAAGCAGCCCCTATCCTCATTGGCGTAAGGAGCGACTGAAGATATGATACCATTGGTACCCCCCAATATTACGCCACTGGGGTTTTGTAGAAAGTCAAAAataagggagatcggccaccgaatgcgaagttgagcgaagctgagagttttcaatgctaaatgatgagctacgtcactcgattcgtagcttatcgattatattagtactgaaaatgctcagcttcgcgcaacttcgcattcggtggccgatccgcctAAATATGTATTGGAAATCCTCCTAGTTAAATCCTCCAAATTCAAACATTTATGATCCCAACTCGTttaaaatttataaaataagAGGAAAAACATTAAATTCCACAACATTTATCTCCGAAGGAATTCGATAAGAAAATATTTTACTTGAAAAAACTTCTCATTTTAGAACTATATCACTTCCTGAAGTTATGACACCTGGACTTTTAAATCAACATGTATCAACTCTTATAGGATTTGATTGAGACAAACTTCTCGAACCTTATTACTACactataaaatttattgagaacATAACATGTGTAGTTTGCGTTTGTGTAAACGCAAACCGCACATGCATACAACTTAGTAACTCTCCATATTCCAGTGTAGTACCATTGATTTATTAACCTCAATGTATTGAGTATTTATACTCAATGGTAGTAGGTACCGATAATTTTATCTtgtttgaaatggaaaaaaatttttttttgcagatcTCAAGAGGAGGAGCCATTACGCAATCAGCATTTTCAGAAACTAATCAGGTCAACATGATATCTAACCTGCATATTCGTTTTTCCAAATCTAAGCTAATAAGCCTTGCTGGGAAAATATATGTTCTGGTTAGATATCGTGTCAACCTGAAGGAGTTTCTGAAAATGTACTCCTTTTTTGAACTTACTCATACTTCCATTTATAAATAGTTACACCCCTGACATAGCAATGgcataaaatgaatgaaaatcaaATTAATATTCTCTTTACTTAAACTTACTTACATTAAGGTGATTTGCAtttctactgaaaaataatgctaCCATTTGGACTGTTCAAATCCATTACTGAATAACTACAATACTAAGTAACAGCTTTGTCATTGATCCTTTTGCTACTGACATATTTGTATACAAGTTTAGGGTTTATTAAAAAAGCAGCATATTAACAAAGAAGTTCATTTAATTTTAATATAAATGTTGAATATGGTTAATAATTATATAAGATAAAAATTTGGTTTCACACATAATATTGTGGTTTTCGAACAGTTATTCCAAATTCAGCAAGAGCAGGGGTTAGATCCTCCATGGTAAGACAATAACGACGATCCTTAGAACTTTTTGAATTCTGAAATATGTTTACAATCATGCCAATGTTcgataaatcaaaagaaagttaAAGGATAAGGAATAAGTGAAAAAATACCTTAGAAGAGCTGGTAGAGTTATTACTGGTCCTCATCTTGCAATGATGAAAGGCATCATTAGCAATATCAGAAATAAATTTCTGGGCGGCAATAGAAATTAATCTCAGAAGTCTAGGATCTTTTGGTTCAAATCCACTTGTTCTCATAATATGACCTGTAACGGCATCTGGAATCTGAATAGATATTAGGGAgtataaagagaaaaaaagatcgGATTCCTACTGTTGGATGATAATCCTCCAATTGCATGAGGAAATCGCTGAGGGGCTGACCCAGTGTCAATTCTTGTTGATCTTCAATCGCTTTTTCTGAAGGTTGTTGCTGATTCTGATTCATCGTCACAAGAACAAACTCAAACTCTCAGAATACAAATATCTGACGAAGATCAGCCGAGATTATTCCCC
The nucleotide sequence above comes from Coccinella septempunctata chromosome 4, icCocSept1.1, whole genome shotgun sequence. Encoded proteins:
- the LOC123312535 gene encoding transcription initiation factor TFIID subunit 10; the encoded protein is MNQNQQQPSEKAIEDQQELTLGQPLSDFLMQLEDYHPTIPDAVTGHIMRTSGFEPKDPRLLRLISIAAQKFISDIANDAFHHCKMRTSNNSTSSSKNSKSSKDRRYCLTMEDLTPALAEFGITVRKPQYYV
- the LOC123310707 gene encoding trissin receptor isoform X2, translating into MLKDDIYRQEETVKESSFKFKMNIFSSISSENELFTLEDNGNSEDDHYIFDENYVRILFFSLYTLVFCFCFFGNILIMFVIMLNRRLRSITNFFLANLALADFCVGIFCIYQNFFIYIIKSWSLGEFLCKMYLFIQTLSSTASILILVGICVERYFAIIYPIMSKRILTPKRLKIKMLIIWVVSMTYSSPRFIFGKTIMNVFSNGKGNETICIMNRQEYNSEVSDIFHFILFYCLPMLILSSLYTKISLCLWRSTKQVKKALDASNKSKKSNRNMDGNDRSQLTTAEHQHSGHNVLKARRGVIKMLMIVVFFFAICHLPFHLRKICLYWSSIYKASTDLSAILTPLTFLSTYLNSAVNPLLYAFLSNNFRREIRSMIRCFDSKKKKKYDIHLRLRGQQSSQYTSKTNNFTQTGSYDITSSQ
- the LOC123310707 gene encoding trissin receptor isoform X1 codes for the protein MRSFFNIYRQEETVKESSFKFKMNIFSSISSENELFTLEDNGNSEDDHYIFDENYVRILFFSLYTLVFCFCFFGNILIMFVIMLNRRLRSITNFFLANLALADFCVGIFCIYQNFFIYIIKSWSLGEFLCKMYLFIQTLSSTASILILVGICVERYFAIIYPIMSKRILTPKRLKIKMLIIWVVSMTYSSPRFIFGKTIMNVFSNGKGNETICIMNRQEYNSEVSDIFHFILFYCLPMLILSSLYTKISLCLWRSTKQVKKALDASNKSKKSNRNMDGNDRSQLTTAEHQHSGHNVLKARRGVIKMLMIVVFFFAICHLPFHLRKICLYWSSIYKASTDLSAILTPLTFLSTYLNSAVNPLLYAFLSNNFRREIRSMIRCFDSKKKKKYDIHLRLRGQQSSQYTSKTNNFTQTGSYDITSSQ